The Equus quagga isolate Etosha38 chromosome 2, UCLA_HA_Equagga_1.0, whole genome shotgun sequence genome has a window encoding:
- the GTF2A2 gene encoding transcription initiation factor IIA subunit 2 encodes MAYQLYRNTTLGNSLQESLDELIQSQQITPQLALQVLLQFDKAINSALAQRVRNRVNFRGSLNTYRFCDNVWTFVLNDVEFREVTELIKVDKVKIVACDGKNTGSNTTE; translated from the exons ATGGCATATCAGTTATACAGAAAtaccactttgggaaacagtcttCAGGAGAGCCTCGATGAGCTCATACAG TCTCAACAGATCACCCCGCAGCTTGCCCTTCAAGTCCTCCTTCAATTTGATAAGGCTATAAATTCAGCGTTGGCTCAGAGGGTCAGGAACAGAGTCAATTTCAGG ggctCTCTTAATACATACAGATTCTGCGATAATGTGTGGACTTTTGTATTGAATGATGTTGAATTCAGAGAGGTGACAGAACTTATTAAAGTGGATAAAGTGAAAATTGTAGCCTGTGATGGTAAAA ATACTGGCTCCAATACTACAGAatga
- the GCNT3 gene encoding beta-1,3-galactosyl-O-glycosyl-glycoprotein beta-1,6-N-acetylglucosaminyltransferase 3 gives MKMLRWKKTLFRQRCLLALGCYMLLAIVALRFSLRLKCDFNSLGLESRDFQSQRCRDILYKALKLPARRPINCSGIIRGDRTALGEALLDKLDTKKKREPFTDTDYLNMTRDCEHFKAERKFIQFPLSKEELDFPIAYSMVVHEKIENFERLLRAVYAPQNIYCIHVDEKSPETFKEAVKAIISCFPNVFLASKLVRVVYASWSRVQADLNCMEDLLRSSVPWKYFLNTCGTDFPIKTNAEMVLALKMLNGKNSMESEIPTEYKKSRWKYHYEVTDTLHRTSRMKDPPPDNLPMFTGNAYIVASRSFIEHVLENPKSRQLIEWVKDTYSPDEHLWATLQRAPWMPGSVPYHPKFHISDMTAIARLVKWQGHEGNISMGAPYEPCSGIHQRAICIYGTGDLPWILQNHHLLANKFDPKVDDNVLQCLEEYLRYKAVYGTEL, from the coding sequence ATGAAGATGCTTCGGTGGAAGAAGACACTCTTCCGGCAGCGTTGTCTGTTGGCCCTGGGCTGCTATATGCTGCTGGCCATTGTTGCTCTGAGATTTTCTCTCAGATTGAAATGTGACTTTAATTCCCTGGGTCTGGAGTCCAGGGACTTTCAGAGCCAGCGCTGTCGGGATATCTTGTACAAGGCCCTGAAGCTGCCAGCAAGGAGACCCATCAACTGTTCTGGGATCATCCGTGGGGACCGCACAGCATTGGGAGAGGCTCTCCTGGACAAGCTGGACACGAAGAAGAAGCGGGAGCCTTTCACAGACACCGACTACCTCAACATGACCAGAGATTGTGAACACTTTAAGGCCGAAAGGAAGTTCATACAGTTCCCACTGAGCAAAGAAGAGTTAGATTTCCCTATTGCATACTCTATGGTGGTCCATGAGAAGATTGAAAACTTTGAAAGGCTGCTGCGAGCTGTGTATGCCCCTCAGAACATATACTGTATCCACGTGGATGAGAAGTCCCCAGAGACTTTCAAGGAGGCAGTCAAAGCAATTATTTCATGCTTCCCTAATGTCTTCTTGGCCAGTAAGTTGGTTCGGGTGGTTTATGCCTCCTGGTCCAGGGTGCAGGCTGACTTGAACTGCATGGAAGACTTGCTCCGGAGCTCAGTGCCATGGAAATACTTCCTAAATACATGCGGGACAGACTTTCCTATAAAGACCAATGCTGAGATGGTCCTGGCCCTCAAGATGTTGAATGGGAAGAACAGTATGGAGTCAGAGATACCTACTGAGTACAAAAAATCTCGCTGGAAATATCACTATGAAGTGACAGACACACTGCACAGAACCAGCAGAATGAAGGACCCTCCTCCTGACAATTTACCTATGTTCACAGGTAATGCCTATATTGTGGCTTCTCGAAGCTTTATTGAACATGTCTTAGAGAACCCCAAATCACGACAGCTGATTGAATGGGTAAAAGACACCTATAGCCCCGATGAACACCTCTGGGCCACCCTTCAGCGTGCACCATGGATGCCTGGCTCTGTTCCCTATCACCCCAAGTTTCACATCTCAGACATGACTGCCATTGCCAGGCTGGTCAAGTGGCAGGGCCATGAGGGAAACATCAGTATGGGGGCACCTTATGAACCTTGCTCTGGAATCCACCAGCGGGCTATCTGTATTTATGGAACTGGAGACCTGCCTTGGATTCTTCAGAACCATCACCTGTTGGCCAACAAGTTTGACCCAAAGGTGGATGATAATGTTCTTCAGTGCTTAGAAGAGTACTTACGTTATAAGGCTGTCTATGGGACTGAACTCTGA